DNA from Pseudomonas mendocina:
GGGGCTTTTTGTTAGCTGAAAGATATCGTCCGCCTGCATTGGGTGGGTTGAAGGGATGGGCGTTTCGCCCATTTTTTATTTGCACAGCATGCGCGAGGGCCGTTAAGTGTCGAGCAAGCTAGAACAGTTGCAGGCCTTGTTGGCCCCGGTAATCGAAGCACTCGGTTATCAGTGTTGGGGCATCGAGTTCCTGTCGCAGGGGCGTCATTCGCTGCTGCGTGTCTATATCGACAAAGCCGATGGCATCCTCATTGACGATTGCGAGATCGTCAGCCGTCAGCTTAGTGGTGTACTGGATGTCGAGGATCCAATTACCTCGGAGTACACCCTTGAAGTTTCTTCTCCTGGCATGGATCGGCCGCTGTTCACGCTCGAACAGTTCGCGATGCATGTTGGTGAGCAGGTAAAAATCAAGCTGCGTTCGCCTTTCGATGGTCGACGCAACTTTCAGGGCCTTCTCCGTGGTGTGGAGGAGCAGGACGTGGTGGTGCAGGTGGATGACCACGAATATCTGCTGCCGATCGATCTGATCGACAAGGCCAACATTATCCCCCGGTTTGATTGAGACGCGAATTCCGCGTCGGTGCGTAGATCTCGCAATTTGATGCGGGGGCGCAGGTAACGCGGATTGCGCAAATCCAATGGATTGCGAAAGGCGAGGCGTACGATGAGCAAAGAAGTACTGCTAGTTGTTGAGTCGGTATCCAACGAAAAGGGTGTACCGGCTGGCGTGATTTTCGAGGCGCTGGAGCTGGCTCTGGCGACCGCGACCAAGAAACGTTTTGAAGACGAAGTCGACCTGCGAGTGTCGATCAATCGGCAGAACGGCAGTTACGAAACCTTCCGTCGCTGGACCGTGGTCGATGAGTCCGAGTTCGAAGATCCGGCCTATCAGGTGACCGAAGACATGCCCCAAGCCGTCGAGGCCAAGGCCAAGATCGGTGACGTGCTGGAAGAGAAGATCGAGTCCATCGAGTTCGGTCGTATCGCTGCGCAGACCGCCAAGCAGGTGATCGTGCAGAAAGTGCGCGAAGCCGAGCGTGCCCAGGTGGTCGACGCCTACCGCGAGCGCCTGGGTGAGATCATCTCCGGCACTGTGAAGAAGGTCACCCGTGACAGCGTCATCGTCGACCTGGGCAACAATGCCGAGGCGCTGCTGGCCCGCGAAGACATCATCCCGCGTGAGACCTTCCGCGTTGGTGTGCGTCTACGCGCTCTGCTCAAGGAAATCCGTACCGAGAACCGTGGCCCGCAGTTGATCCTGTCGCGTACCGCGCCGGAAATGCTGATCGAGCTGTTCCGTATCGAAGTACCGGAAATTGCCGAAGGCCTCATCGACGTCAAGGCTGCCTCCCGTGATCCGGGCTCGCGCGCCAAGATCGCCGTGCGTTCCAAGGACAAGCGTATCGACCCGCAAGGCGCCTGCATCGGCATGCGTGGTTCGCGCGTTCAGGCCGTCTCCGGCGAGCTGGGTGGCGAGCGTGTCGACATCGTGCTGTGGGACGACAACCCGGCGCAGTTCGTGATCAACGCCATGTCGCCGGCTGAAGTGGCGGCGATCATCGTCGATGAAGATGCCCATGCCATGGATATCGCCGTTGGCGAAGACAACCTGGCCCAGGCCATCGGCCGTGGTGGTCAGAACGTACGCCTGGCCAGCCAACTGACTGGCTGGACGCTGAACGTGATGACCGAATCGGACATCCAGGCCAAGCAACAGGCAGAAACCGGCGACATCATGCAGTCCTTCATCGACGAGTTGGAGGTCGATGAAGAGCTGGCCCAAGTCCTGGTCGAAGAGGGGTTCACCAGTCTCGAAGAGATTGCCTACGTACCCATGGAAGAAATGCTCAGCATCGATGGCTTTGACGAGGACATCGTCAATGAGCTGCGTGCACGGGCCAAGGATCGTCTGCTGACCAAGGCGATCGCCAACGAGGAGAAGTTGGCCGATGCCCACCCAGCGGATGACCTGCTGGAGCTGGAAGGCATGGACAAGGCGCTGGCTCTCGAGCTTGCGCTGCGCGGCGTGATTACCCGTGAAGACCTGGCCGAGCAGTCTATCGACGACCTGCTCGACATCGACGGCATCGACGAAGAACGTGCCGGCAAGCTGATCATGGCCGCTCGAGCCCACTGGTTCGAATAAGCGGTTGCGGCCTGAGGAGAAAGATGCATGACGCAAGTCACGGTGAAAGAACTGGCCCAAGTGGTCGACACTCCGGTGGAACGCCTGCTGCAGCAGATGCGTGAAGCTGGGCTGTCCCACAACAGTGCCGAACAAGTAGTGACCGATAGCGAGAAACAGGCCCTGTTGGCCCATCTCAAGAGCAGTCACGGCGACAAGGTTGAAGAGCCGCGCAAGATTACCTTGCAGCGCAAGACCACCAGCACCTTGCGTGTGGCTGGTAGCAAGACCATCAGCGTAGAGGTGCGCAAGAAGAAAACCTTCGTCAAGCGCAGCCCGGAAGAGCTCGAAGCCGAGAAGCAGCGTGAGCTCGAAGCTCAGCAGGCAGCGGCTGAGGCCGAGCGCCTGAAGGCCGAGGAAGAAGCCAAACGCAAGGCCGAGGAAGAAGCCAAGCGCCAGGCCAGCAACGCCACTGCTGCGCCTGCCGAGGCTCCAGCTCCGGTAGCTGCTGCAGTCGAGCCGGCTGTTGCCGCTCCTGCGGTCGAGGTCGAACGCAAGAAAGAAGAAGTGCGTCGCCCCGAGAAGGCCCGTTCCGACGAAGACGAGCGCCGCGATCGCAAGCACACTCAGCATCGCCCTGCCACCAAGGAGAAGGCGCCGGCTCCGCGCGTCGCTCCGCGTAGCGTCGATGAAGAAAGCGACGGCTTCCGTCGTGGTGGCCGTGGCAAGTCGAAGATGAAGAAGCGCAACCAGCATGGCTTCCAGGCTCCGGCCGGCCCGGTGGTGCGTGACGTGGCAATTGGCGAGACCATCACCGTGGCCGATCTGGCCCAGCAGATGTCGGTCAAGGCCGCTGAAGTCATCAAGTTCATGTTCAAGATGGGCACCCCGGTGACCATCAACCAGGTGCTGGATCAGGAAACTGCCCAGCTGATCGCCGAAGAA
Protein-coding regions in this window:
- the rimP gene encoding ribosome maturation factor RimP, translating into MSSKLEQLQALLAPVIEALGYQCWGIEFLSQGRHSLLRVYIDKADGILIDDCEIVSRQLSGVLDVEDPITSEYTLEVSSPGMDRPLFTLEQFAMHVGEQVKIKLRSPFDGRRNFQGLLRGVEEQDVVVQVDDHEYLLPIDLIDKANIIPRFD
- the nusA gene encoding transcription termination factor NusA, with translation MSKEVLLVVESVSNEKGVPAGVIFEALELALATATKKRFEDEVDLRVSINRQNGSYETFRRWTVVDESEFEDPAYQVTEDMPQAVEAKAKIGDVLEEKIESIEFGRIAAQTAKQVIVQKVREAERAQVVDAYRERLGEIISGTVKKVTRDSVIVDLGNNAEALLAREDIIPRETFRVGVRLRALLKEIRTENRGPQLILSRTAPEMLIELFRIEVPEIAEGLIDVKAASRDPGSRAKIAVRSKDKRIDPQGACIGMRGSRVQAVSGELGGERVDIVLWDDNPAQFVINAMSPAEVAAIIVDEDAHAMDIAVGEDNLAQAIGRGGQNVRLASQLTGWTLNVMTESDIQAKQQAETGDIMQSFIDELEVDEELAQVLVEEGFTSLEEIAYVPMEEMLSIDGFDEDIVNELRARAKDRLLTKAIANEEKLADAHPADDLLELEGMDKALALELALRGVITREDLAEQSIDDLLDIDGIDEERAGKLIMAARAHWFE